The Pararge aegeria chromosome 21, ilParAegt1.1, whole genome shotgun sequence genomic sequence AGACTATCGGTGcaagtgtttaaaaaaatgtgctgACTTAATTCCAGTAGAGGTTAGAAAACAAGAGTTTGAAAAATTTGTTAAACTAGGTTCCTTTAACGCTCAGGTGCTTTACATAATATCTTGTGtcactgaatataataaaaaacgtaGTTACACTATGTGTAACGTACCCGGTGCAAGAAAAAAGCCCAGACAATTCTATCGTGTATATAAGATCAAAGACGTACAGGTATGTCGCGATatgtttttgaaaacatttcaaATAACGACTCAAAAAGTCACAGTGTCATTAAAAAAACGTAGAAGTGGCGAACCTATTGTGGATGGTAGGGGAATACATAGAGGTGACATAAATAAGTTGACAGATGAGGATCATAAATTCATTGTTGATATTATTAACAATCTTCCGAAATACGAGTCACATTATCGAAGAAATAATAACAGTGGCACTTTATATTTACGACCCGGtatgacaataaataaaatttatgatatatatacaaaagaacACGCAGAAATGTATGGTATCGATCGCAAATGCGCCTCCTTTGCGACATTGAAAAAGATTTTCTAtgctgattttaatttaaaatgtaaaaaattaaaaaaagatacttGCAATAAGTGTGACCAATTATTCAATCAAATCTCTAATGCCAAAACTGAACAGGAACAAGAAGATGCTAAAACTGAGAGGCTTAAACATTTAGAAAGAGCAGAAATGTTAAGAAATCAGATGAATCAGGATTTTATAGACGCAAGAAACATACCGGATGTTGAGTGTTTAACCTTTGACTTGGAAAAGACATTGCCACTACCGCGGATACCAACAAATGTTGCCTTTTATAAAAGGCAACTGTGGCTTTACAATAGTGGTATCCACTCTGCATCTGATGACGTAGGACACTGCTATGTTTGGGTCGAAGGTGAAGCGGGTAGAGGGGCGCAGGAGGTAGGATCATGTTTagtgaaatatattaaaacaaaactacaGCCGTCTGTTAAGAATCTTATACTCTGGAGCGATTGCTGCGGAGGGCAAAACAGGAACATTAAAATAGTGCTCTTACTAAAAACTGTCTTAAGTTGTTGTCACTCAACATTAGAAAGCATTACATTTCGCTTCCTTGAATCTGGGCATACCTTTTTACCTAACGATACGGACTTCTCTAAAATTGAAACTGCTTTAAAACATCACCAGCGTATATATACAGCCGAAgagtatatagatatttttaaaaatgctaaaaaaaagaaaccgtTGCAAGTACAAAGAATGGAGAAAGCTGATTTTTATGGAACtgaaaagattgaaaaaaatataatgaacagaaaaaaatttagtgacAAAAGTAAAGTAAGCTGGCTAAAtgccaaagaaataaaaatagaaaaaaataaattatactcaaTATTTATGAGAACTTCGTTTGAGGAAGAGTTTAAGGAGTTGCTTATAGACAAAAAGAACAGagaaataaagaaagatgatTTAATTCTTTTGTGGCCTAACGGAAAACCGATCGCACCAGCTAAGTTGGCCGATTTAGAATCAATGTACATGTTTATACCGGAGGACTGTGtccagttttataaaaatttaaaaagttcggATAAGTTTATCGATGATTTTGATGGGTTTGGCGGGGAGCCTGACTTCgagataattgatgaataaatcatcagttttttttaactaagttttttatatttgttgaaAACTTATTGTGTGCTCAAGttattttctaatatatttttgtttcatttaattgCTAAAGCTTCGTTCATTGCAAAAGttgatgattttgattttttattttaaccgatTTCTTGTTAgtcttaagtttttcataataaatcctTCTTATTTCGTAACAagtcgtatttatttaaaattaataaatgtggaacgtttttacaaaatatactgaGTGCTacttcatacaaaaaatattttttcaaaaacgtTCCAAAACGATTTTtccaaaatacctatatttcaaacagcaattttgaaataatactaCTATGATAgaacaatattattgtaatacttaaataaaacctaCAGTATTGAATTATCctagttcaaacaaaaaaatgccgagtcaaaacacaaaaatgtatttatattggtTTCAACTAGTTGTGGATtggaacatttttgtataactacGTCCAACTGTGCTCGTGAAGTTCGAGAAGTCATAAAGTTTGATTCGGACTATACCTACACTATAAGTTATAGGGACACTCAATCTAAAATATAGGGGAGGCAAACAAAACACCGATTATTGCCTAAATGCGGACCTACTAATTGTAGGTTAGCATTCCGTAGCCCCAACTAGAGCTTTAACGTCGCGTCGCGTCGCCGGTACATTATGATCATATGATTACGAtcgttatttctttattataataatattattatacattattataataatggaaTGTAtgtcattatatttatttttaatattttaaaaacacactTTACAGTTAAATGTTGTGAAAAAATTGTTCCAATTATAAAGAGCAAGGAAGAAAAAATAGAGTATATCAGCATACACCCAGCCTTAAAGTAATTTTCATAGGCGGATAAAATAAAGCCCAAATATTGGCTTGTATTTGAACTTGGCTGGTgcataaaaatagtataaattcatttttaatattgtattagtTATATTGAAATGATCAATGTGATTATTTTGGAGCAAGTAATTTACTATTTAGTATAGATACAGTTATCTACCCCGCTAAGGTCCGTTATTCACATTTTTAGTAGGTACCAAAGTCTGAAGTGGGAAACTGATCAAGTTACGATGTTAGTTGATGGCAACTTTCCGCAGTTGCTAGCTAAATTTTAGTGGCTAGCAGAATCGGGCTGCTGGTCAGAATACAACCAAAAATTCAATTACGTATGTTTACTCTATGGGCACCTTTGTCACAAGTCCGTCTGTTGGTAATGCCTcaaccaacggttcggaaggccgatttaataaaatcaaatagcattaaaaaaactaaatgataatttcattaaaaaaaatcgctataaATAACGTCTGACTCTTACCTATTAtatgataatgttttttttgaatACTGTACTTTGGGAGATTTTATAGACTTTGGAATAAAGTTGATATAACGGAACTAGTTTAACCAAGCTTGCCCGGAGAGTTttattttcgaatttataataaatgggTTGTTTGCTTGAAACCAATTTTGCATAAAACAATAAAGGAGCGATTACattaaaagagaaataaaataaaatatttaatgaaaaagaaggatatatttttgtataaataaagaagaGAATACTCCTCAGTATCACACTGGATGTATCGAGCTTGCGCACGGGCCGCAACGCAacatactgtatttttttaatgacttatAATAAGAAAAGTCCCGACTGATCAAGGCCCAGCCTAAACTAAGAAAGCTGGTATTTTGCGCAGAGGTTCCTGGTTcccttaaatatatagatagatacaaaATAAGGGCGGGGTTGTCAAAATTACAACAACCTTGGGCTCTGAAAGTGgcatatagaaaaattacagGAAACTAGGAATTTTACATGGACCATTTTGCTAGTCCTActgcaataataattttcacAGCCACCTTTACGTAAAGTATGCTTCGGTCCTTATAATAACAGGATTTAGGCCTTTCAATGTGCTGCAACGTGGCGTGTCCTAGTTATCTTTCTATGTACAAAGTACCATAGATGGGCGGCTTTTTGttacatgaagaaaaaaaaaggattaggTCATTTTGAAGATCAATATTCAAAATGCAAACTATGCCATTAAAACACGTCGAACGCTATAATGCGGCGTGTACGAATGTGTGATGTGATGTGCGATCAGCCTTAACATGAATTATTCAAGTACACATTgacaatatctaaaaaaaacaaattttatcacAAGCTGCTCAATTCGATGACATAAGAAACGTATAATTTGGCAGCGTGGTGTTAGATGAGTAGTCAACTTTACTAAGAATTATACCAGGAACACAGAGATAATACAACCAGCATCGCCACATATGACATAATTTTTTCCTGAATCACTGATATATCATTTTTAGGAAGATAATGCACCACCGTTTAGCAACTGTCCAAATAGTTACTGAAATTGGGGTTAGAAACTCGTCAGCAAAATCCAATGCGTTGggtattaattaatgtaacgaCTCACAAAATACTACAATTGTTTTCAACTCACACATTTTTGTTGCGTGTTCCTTAAGAGCCCATACCATTAAACACAAAACGCACAATTTCTAAACCACATAATAGCAGTAACAGTAATGTAGACACGGGGGCCTAATAATATCACTTGGCTCTAAAAATTAAGAGGCACTCAGCACCAGGGGTAACTCGTATATTCAGAAGAGGTCCATATCTTCACTGCACATAACTTCTAAGAAATCGTCATCATCGTAACTTTGCACGGGACGTGGTTCCGTTCGGTCCGGGAGGGGGGAGCTTGGGCGAGGCGGGGAGGGGGGCAGCTCCGTGTGCGACTGCGCGTCAGTGTCACTCGAGCACTCTCGTGCGTCTGTTGCTGGTGACGGCGGGGGATTGGAGCCGTGCTCGGACTGCACTGCCGCCTCGCTCCGCGAAAGTAACGACGGCAGCTCCGAATCTGACGacaaagaaattaaaagaaacttaGTACTTAGTGTGACCAAGAACATCAGAGTAAAGTGGATGTTatgaatactaataataataattctttattcggAAACTAtgacacatttattattattatcaaactctttatttttatggcacaacattaaaatatacaaaatataataaacacagaaacataaagaaagaagtagaatacaagaagcggccttatcgcttaatatcaatctctgccaggcaacttttgtatcagaaaaaaaaagaagaggaccCATctaacataacagaataattaaaaaaataataatcaaagtaCTTAcataagatattaatattaaatacacaaaataattacaaattagaatttttgcttccaggcagccctacatggagttatatactatttttatattgttttaaatctcAAATAAGCCTGGAATTCTGCAGCCAGGCTTTTTCAGAAGTGTGTGATTTGAGATTCTAGTAGGTAcgagtaaaataaaacctattttacCTTGACGgtatagagtttgatatgcAATTACGATTCTTCGATTTAGAGCGAGCAATCTTGTACTAAAGTTACTGAGAACCACTTGGCTTGTTTGTCTTGTGGCATTTGCGGAGCTTAACAGTTCCAAAACTTCAACTGTCaattatacaatgtgtaacgtaattacaaaatactgttgaagggtgtataagtatatttctatataagtgaaaatattaaatcaaaataagcttatttatttattccatacaaactaattaaaaaaatgtgatgtttacttatgacaaccctattaaagataaaagaccgacacgtgcatagtacctacgctacgcgacgcttacctaatatagtgacaggagtcacatgattttaattatgtatgtgaTGTTAACGCCGTATCTAATTTCTTTAAGTAAatactatggcaatggtttactcaaaaactttgaGCGATTTTACAGATATGTCTCAGAGACCgtaaataatgtgcctctaaagcctctgaagtattatttcggttttcatttacacgttgaatATCGACGGTCCCTACGTAGTTTTCTCTTACTACATATGGCAAATTTTACAGGAGAACGCTTAAAGTTTCAAACATGTGTATTTCATGTTCTACTTAACATTAAGCCTTGAAATTTGGTACAAAGTTTTCTTAGGTGATATATTTTACGaaaagtagataataaaaatacctCTTAGTGCACTCGTCACTTATTTTCTTGTACATGGCAAATATTACTATTGCATATAGCTTAAGTGGTACTTCTTGACTTTTAGAAAAGAGTAAAGAGTGCTGCTTTCAGgtagactgcacgatttcacgCCAGCGTGCagacatttttaaaaacacaagctcgaaagtCAAACTCTCAAATTTTCTGCagagtatcctatcaaaagagctgagtaagTAAACATTTCTCTCTCTactcttctgctgcgagtatttaatttcaatatcagcagcattaaagataaattattcatatattcCACTTCAGTtaaagaatgaggcgttcttctaacggcgcaatctcttcccatttctgCGATCCTGGTAGAACGATTCGCAAAAAGTTAGGAAAATGAAATTTCcttgctaaaaataaaaagctgtaGCCAACAAACCctttattgtatcggcaagccaaagagtgCTGCTTTCACttagactgcacgatttcacgCCAGCGTGcagacatttttaaaaactcaaGCTCGAAAGTCAAACACCCAAATTTTCTGcaaagtatcctatcaaaagagctgagtaagtaaacatgtctctactcttctgctgcgagtatttagtttcaatatcagcagcattaaagataaattattcatatattcCCACATCAGTTAGGCATCAGTTAAGCGAATCGTTCTACAATCGTAGAACGATTCGCATGGTAGATGGTAGTATTCGACAGACAGGTTTTTgggacagagctcatccgggaagTACTATCagaatgcttatttctgtcgctaatCAGGATTGTTACAATGCTTTCTAGTCTTAAGGGCGTCGTGGCAGTGGCAGGTTGCAGGAcatttccttgcatgccccgcAAAGTGTTGCGCTATTTACAGGCGCTGGTTGTACACTTACCATCACGttggtcatctgcttggtccgccaattattatatattttctctaTATAGCATAAAAAAATCACCTGTGAGGCTCTGTTTCAACTGCTCCATGACCTTCTGGCGATTTTTGGTGCGCGTCTTCTTAATTTTGCGCAGGTTTAGACGATCCTCGTTGAATATATCGTTAATCATTACTTGCGACACTTCATCGTCGCGTTTTAATAGGAAGAAAAATATACCGCCCGATGTGCGTCTTCGAGTACCATTCTgcaaaatagaaataatgtGACGTCCTCGCATTACTAAGTGTGTTAAGAACAAACAGCAGAAATGAAAACAATaactatgtttttaatttattaatttacttgatctttaatatttataatgtattttcaatatataatattagcacGGCTAAATACACACTTATCTCACaatgatgaaaaaataattgttaaaataactattaaattaacaaagacaatatgatgatgaatgatggcTTAACATACTAAGCAtgccatataataatatatgttaacTTCACACATTGCTTTGCAAGGATCTTCTTGCACTTATATTAGAATGAACAAAGCCCGCTGCATAATTATAATGCAGTATCATGGTAGTCGCTTGCAAGATTATTATATTGGCACTGCAATGCAAAACGCATTGCAGTGCCAATATTGCAGGGCATGGtttttgtgttgtgttttttaacaacttaaagcCAAAAATACTTACCATAACAAGCATTCCACCATCCGCTTCAATCCTCTGCGTTTCTTTAAAGATTTCTATAGCTTTACTTGCTCCCGTTACTTGTACTATCCTAGCTAGAAGAAAATAGAGGTTatataacacacacacattataATTTCATCGGAGCAGTGAATGTAAGTTATGGTGTAATAAAGCTTCTCTTTCTAGTCAACAATTTTAGTTCTCTCTATAGTCTAGTGTAACACACAATTTATAAGATGGCAGAAATTATAAGCTCTTTAGCAAAAGTGGCCTGGTATGATATTATGTGGCCTGGTATTAATTATCATTTCACACTATGTTCCAGTGATCTGGTAAATATACCAGTCAGATTACACTGTGAGACTAGTTAAATGAAAGTAACTTTCACAAAACTTGGCAATAAGACAACATTTATctacattaatattttgaataggaaagatttttgtttgttattaataaaattactgcaCAAATTGAAGTAATACTTTCAATCATCACTAATAGAcatag encodes the following:
- the LOC120632971 gene encoding uncharacterized protein LOC120632971, which translates into the protein MEENGSGVQSLAQLLTKRKKLMDLRNTIISIDTCRTELNTVDLVANHHSNPVTPYSNEQRSISPLPFSPLTPLIAMKTTNKNISLSEGPSNSGVLQSDIENIVSVPPCSTETPSSSPLRPMSPETQELFNTLSEHQNILLDNRDISHHEDIVCDFDSDDSVRDPNFNICHKRGVNISESTTSCSSLNNNEACANNLMLLEEQHNDIEVKSTTDIPIEPVPVINDDDTVKTGRPKKGRKRKYPQSRDERKRNKYNNIEYTTTKNEIIKPKVFVDYRCKCLKKCADLIPVEVRKQEFEKFVKLGSFNAQVLYIISCVTEYNKKRSYTMCNVPGARKKPRQFYRVYKIKDVQVCRDMFLKTFQITTQKVTVSLKKRRSGEPIVDGRGIHRGDINKLTDEDHKFIVDIINNLPKYESHYRRNNNSGTLYLRPGMTINKIYDIYTKEHAEMYGIDRKCASFATLKKIFYADFNLKCKKLKKDTCNKCDQLFNQISNAKTEQEQEDAKTERLKHLERAEMLRNQMNQDFIDARNIPDVECLTFDLEKTLPLPRIPTNVAFYKRQLWLYNSGIHSASDDVGHCYVWVEGEAGRGAQEVGSCLVKYIKTKLQPSVKNLILWSDCCGGQNRNIKIVLLLKTVLSCCHSTLESITFRFLESGHTFLPNDTDFSKIETALKHHQRIYTAEEYIDIFKNAKKKKPLQVQRMEKADFYGTEKIEKNIMNRKKFSDKSKVSWLNAKEIKIEKNKLYSIFMRTSFEEEFKELLIDKKNREIKKDDLILLWPNGKPIAPAKLADLESMYMFIPEDCVQFYKNLKSSDKFIDDFDGFGGEPDFEIIDE